GCATTGCTCAAGGCCATCTCGATGGCCACTGGCGTCTTGGCCGAAACGAGCCTCAACGAGTGCTGGCTGTGCCGGCGGATCCACTGAGCCACCTGGAGTACCAGGCTCTGGCTGGCGTGGAAGAGGACGATCTCGTTGTTGACTGTCGTGTTACTCATGAAGGTGATCCTTTCTAAATCAGCTTCGCCGGCGCCAATCGTCGGCAACGATGTAATAACAACGACCGTGCCAAAGGATCGACTCCGTTAAAGCGAAGCATATAAGAGGCTTACAAATAAAGACTTATAAAACTGGGGCATGGAAATCAGGCGCGAAAAAGCTTTGAGAAATGCGGTTCAAAGTGCGGCGCGCGCCGCGATGCGCCACAAGGTCTCTGGTGCAATTTGCGGCGCGGGCGCAGCGAGGTCCGGCGCGGCTGTTGAAAGCGGTTGCGATCCCTGGTTGCCGATCTGCTTTACCGCGTCGCCCCGACCAGGCCCGTGTAGAGGTCCTTGAGTTTCGCGGCAGAGTCTTTCCAGGAGAGTTTGCGCAGCTCGATGTGCCCGTGCTGTCGCAGGGCGCGCTGGAGGGGGGCGTGCTTGAGCACGGCCAGGATCTTGTTGGCCATCTCGTCGGTGTCCCAGAAGTCGACCTTCAGGGCGTGCGTGAGCACTTCGGCCACGCCGCTTTGGCGCGAGATGATGACCGGAACATTGTGGCTCAGGGCCTCGAGCGGGGCGATCCCGAACGGTTCGGACACGCTGGGCATGACGTACAGGTCGGCGAGCTGGAACACGCGGGCGACGTCGGCGCCGCGCAGGAACCCGGTGAAAGCGACATAGCGCCCGAGCTTGAGCTGGGCGACCTCGCGCACGCATTGGGCAATCATGTCGCCGCTGCCGGCCATCACGAACCGAACGTTCTTGTACCGCTCGACGACCTTCTTGGCCGCGCGCAGGAAATACTCCGGGCCCTTCTGCATGGTCAGGCGGCCCAGGAAGAGCACGATCTTTTCATTGCGCGTGATGGGGCGGTAGATCTCGTCGCTGTCGGCCTCGGCGGGGAACTCGACGGCGTTATAGACCACGTGGCACTTCTCGCGCTCGACGCCGTAGCGAGACACGGCGATATTCTCGGTCAGGTGGCTGACGCACACGACCGCGGCGGCCGCATGCATGCCCATGCGCTCGATGTCGTAGACCTGCTGGTTGACGTTCTCGCCGGCGCGGTCGAACTCGGTCGAATGCACGTGTACGACCAGGGGTTTTCGCGAGGCCGCCGCCACGGCGAGGGCGGCCGGATAGGTCATCCAGTCGTGGGCGTGGATCACGTCGAACTGCTCGGTGCGGGCCAGTTCCAGCGCCAGCCGCGCGTAGCGGTGTACCTGGCTGATCAGGTCGCCGCCGTAATGGGCGCCGGGGCCTGCGGCGAAGGTGCCTTTGGGCAGGTCCTGCGGACCGTGAGGCTGGGGCGCGTCGGCGTGGACCTGGGCCGATTGCGGAAAGCACTCGTGCAGGCTCTGGATGTCGAACTCGCTGAGCAACTCGGGGATTCGTTCCGTGGCTCCGGGGCGGGCGTACGGCTGGAGGACGGCGTCGACCTGGTGAAATTCGACGTTGGGCAGTTCCTTGACGCGGAAGGTGCGTTCTTCCGCGGCGGCGGTGACATCGATGATGTCGGCGGGGCTCTTGAGCCGCACGTGGGACGTTTCGCCGCCGGGCACCGACTGGGGCAGCACGAAGACCACCTCGACGCCCACGGCATCGAGACCCTTGGTCAGTCCGAAGCACGCGGTTCCCAGTCCGCCGGTGATGTGCGGGGGAAACTCCCAGCCTAGCATGAACACTTTCATTCCAAGAAATCCCTCATCGACGATGGAGAATCCCGACCGGGCGGATTATACACTGACACAGGGGCGATGCCATAGCGCCTGAATTTTACGCAAAGTTGGAACCGCCGGCCAGCCGGGGCGTCAGAGTTCTGTGGCATACAGAAGCAGGAGCATGGGCGAGACGCCCATGCCACACGGGAGCATGGGCGAGACGCCCATGCCACAAAACAGCGTGGAGACCAGTCATGAACACTCATCTCAGAGCGGTAGCGGCGGCAGTGGTGGCGATGGCGGTATCAACGGCGGCGCTGGCGGACGGCATGATTATCCCGATCCGTCCGCACATCCAGATCCGAGGGAGCTGGTCCGTCAAGTATCACCACGTGGACATCAAGGTGCGCGACCAGGTCGCCATGGTCAGCATCGACCAGGCCTTCGAAAACACCGGCCCGGGCGTGCTCGAGGTGGAATACGTCTTCCCCGTGCCGCCCGACGCGGCCATCGACTCGATGACGCTCATGGTCGACGGCAAGGAGTACGCCGCCAAGCTGTATAAGGCCGACGAGGCCCGGCGCATCTACGAAGACATCGTGCGCACCAAGAAAGACCCCGCCCTGCTGGAGTACGTGGGCTTCGGCCTGTACAAGACCAGCGCCTTTCCGCTCCAGCCGGGCAAACCCTGCCGCGTGCTGGTCAACTACAAGAACGTCTGCCACAAGGACCGCGACCTGGTGGAGGTGTGGTACCCGCTCAATACCGAGAAGTTCTCGGCCAAGAAAATCTCCAGCGTAAAGGTCAGCGTCGACATCGAGTCCAGGAGCGACATCACGTCGGTCTACTCGCCCACGCACGACCTCAACGTCAAACGCAACGACCCGCGCCACGTCGTGGCGACCTTCGAAGTCAAAGACGCCCTCCCGGCGACCGACTTCCAGGTCTTTTACAAGGCCGCCGACGAAAAGGTGGCCGCCACGCTGCTGACCTCGCAGCCGCAGCCCAAAGAGGACGGCTACTTTCTCATGCTCGTCAGCCCCAACCCGCGCGACAGCCAGACGAATGTCATGCCCAAGGACATCGTGCTGGCCCTTGATCGCAGCGGCTCCATGAACGGCGAGAAGATCAAGCAGGCCAAGGCCGCCGCCGCACAGGTCCTCAACAGCCTCAATAAGGAAGACCAGTTCAACGTCGTGGTCTACAGCGACTCGGTCGAGGCGTTCTTCGGCAACGAACTGGTAGCCGCCGACAAGGCGCACGTGGAGCGGGCGCTGGAGACGCTGGACCGCATCGACGCCGGCGGGGGCACCAACATCCACGAGGCGATGATGCTCAGCCTCAAGGCGATCAAGGGCTCGCCGTCGTCGCGCCCCAAGTACGTGATCTTCATGACCGACGGTCTGCCCACCGTCGGCGAGACCGACGAGGGCAAGATCCTCAAGGAGATCGCCGCGGCCAACAAGGATGTCAGCGCCCGCGTCTTCGCCATGGGCGTGGGGTACGACGTGAACGTGCGGCTGCTGGACAAGCTCGTCGGCCAGAACGACGGGCGCAGCGACTACTGCAAGCCTCAAGAGCCGATGGAGCCCAAGATCAGTTCGCTGTACAACAAGATCAAGAACCCGGTGATGACGGACCTGTCGGCCGAGTTCGGCAAGCTCAAGGTGCGCGACCTGTACCCGCGCAAGCTCGGCGACCTGTTCGAAGGCGACCAGATCGTGCTGGTGGGGCGCTACGACGCTGACTCGGTCAAGGATCTCCCCGCCGGCGCCGGCGGAACCTTCCAGACCCAACTGGTGGTGCGGGGCAACTACCTGGGCAAGAGCAAGACGTTCGAATATCCCGTCAGCGTCTGTGCGCCCGGACCGGATCTGCGGTACGGCTTCGTGGAAAAACTCTGGGCCGTCCGACGCGTGGGATACCTGCTCGACCAGATCCAGCTTCATGGCAAGAACCAGGAAGTCATCGACGAGCTGGTCAAGCTGAGCCTCAAGTATGGCATCATCACGCCCTACACGAGCTTCCTGGCCGACGAACGGACCGCCCTGCATGACGCCCCAAGCGTCCGCGCCAGCGCGAACGAGTCGCTCGAACGGTATAAGGATGTCTCGGGCGCCCACGCCCAGGTGGCCGCCAAGGCCCGGCAGAGCCTCAATTCGGCCGACGCTCCCGCCCCGGCGGCCGAGGCGCCGGAGTATTCCGCCAGCGGCGCCGGGAAGAGCGCCGGCAACGCCAGCGTCTACGGCAACACCACCGTGCGGGCGTATGAGGCCGACAAGAAGGAAAAGGCCGACAGCGTCCGCAGCGTCGACAACCAGACGCTCTACCGCCGCGGCAACGTGTGGGTGGCTGACAGCGCCGCCAAGGTGGACATGGAAAAGGACCGCGACAAGATCCAGACCATCCACCGCTACAGCGACGAGTACTTCAAGCTCATCCACGGCAACACGGTCGAGCAAAACCGCCTGATGGCATCCCAGCGCGCCGACGAGGAACTGCTGGTGACCCTGCGCGGGCAGACGTACAACATCAAGTAAGAGCTCGGCGCGCCGCATGTGGAGTGCGGCAGCGTCCGCCAGAAGCATCGAAAGCGGCGGCTGAGGCCGCCGCACTCCACATGCGACGCACGTTAGTCGACGCTTTTCTTTTGCTCGCGGATTAGGGTATCATCGGCGTGCATGACGGATATCGCCAACAAGCCTGACCTGTCTGTTGAAATCGCGGGTGTCGCCTTGCAGAACCCGCTGATGACCGCCAGCGGCACGTGCGGCTACGCCGACGAGTACGCGGACTTTCTGGACCTGGGCGAGCTGGGCGCCTTCGTCACCAAGAGCATCACCGTGGCGCCGCGGCAGGGCAATGACTACCCCCGCGTCGTCGAGACGCGAGCCGGGACGCTCAATGCCATCGGGCTGGCCAACGTGGGGCTGCAGGCGTTTATCAGCGAAAAAGTCCCGCTGCTGGAGAAGCTCAAGCTGCCGGTCTTCGTCAATGTCGCCGGTACGACGGTCGAAGATTACATCGCCGTCGCCGAGGCGCTGGAAGGCGTCGCGGTGGTGCGCGGGGTGGAACTGAACATCTCCTGCCCCAACGTCAAGGAAGGCGGGATCCAGTTCGGAACCGACCCGGCGCAGGTGCAGAAGGTGACCTCCGCGCTGCGCAAGGTCTGCCGCAAGAACATCCTGATCGTCAAGCTCTCGCCCAACGTCACCGACATCAGCGCCACCGCCCGCGCCGCCGTCGAGGCCGGCGCCGACGCCCTGAGCATGATCAACACCTTCACCGCCATGGCGATCGACATCGAGAAGCGCCGGGCGATCCTGGGCAACCGCACCGGCGGTCTGTCCGGTCCGGCGATCCGCCCCATCGCCGTGCGAATGGTGCATGAGGTCTACACCAAAGTCGCCAAGGCGGCGGGCATTCCGATCATCGGGATGGGCGGGATCCAGTACGCCCGCGACGCCGTCGAGTTCCTGCTCGCCGGAGCGACCGCTCTTGCGGTGGGAACCGCCCTGTTCGTCAACCCCGCCTGCATCGTGGAGATCAAGAACGGGATCGCCGATTATCTCCGCCGGCACAACTGCTCGTCCATCCGCGAGATCATCGGAACGCTGAGTCACTGAAGTGACCAGTCCAAAAACGCGCACACTTGCAGAGACTAGCTTTGCAGCTTCTTCAATACCACGCTGCGCATGATCTCTCGGGGGGCTTGAATCCCTGTCCAGGTTTCGAATTGCGCGACCGCCTGGTTGACGAACATGTCCACGCCGCTGACGGTCCTGCACCCGGCGGCGCGGGCAGTCTTCAGCAGCTTGGTCTCGATGGGGTTGTAGATCGTGTCGAAGATGACTTCGACGCCCGGCGGAACCTGCGCCAGCGGTGAGTCGTCCACGCCCGGATGCATTCCGATCGACGTGCAGTTGATCACGACCTGCGCCTCCAGCGACGCGACGCGGCTCCAGTCCTTCGCCGTGCAGAAGAACTCCTCCGCCAGCGCCTTGGCGCGGGAGAGCGTGCGATTGTAGACGGTGACCTGCGCCCCGTAATGCACCAGCGCCGCCACGACCGCCCGCGCGGCGCCGCCGGCGCCGAGCACGGCGACCGGACGGTCGAGCAGTTCCTCGCGACGAAGTGACATGGCGTTGCACAGCGCGTCGATGGCGGCTGCATAATCCGTGTTGCGCCCGCTGAGGGTTCCACCCGGTCCAATGGTGATCGTGTTGACCGCGCCGATCATCGCCGCCAGCGGTTCGCAGTTGGCCGGCCCGACGTACGCCAGGGCGGCTTCCTTGTGCGGGATCGTCACGCTGAGCCCGCGCCAGTCCAGCCAGGGGCGCTCCAGCAACGCGTCCATGAAGCGGTTGAAATTGTCCGCGCCGCTCTGCACCAGCATGGGCACGTACACGGCGTTGACGGCGGCCGCTTCGAACGCCGCGTTGTGGATCGCCGGGCTCAGTGAATGGGCGATGGGACAGCCGACAACGCCGTAGACGGCAGTGCGTTCGTTAATGCTCTGCCAGCGGTACAGGTTCCGCATGAGGTCGATGTTGACCTGCCCCGGCGCGGTCGAGGCGGTGTCATTCAACGTGGTGAAGGTTCCGTACGCGCCGAACTTCCGCCCCAGGATGCGGCTGACAATGCCCGCCTCGCCCATCGCCAGGGCGATCATGTCGCGCGACCGTGACCGCAGCAGGTCCAGCGGGCGAAAGCCGTCTTCCGCTCGCGAGGGCGTGAAGACGATCTTGGTGACGGTGCCGGCCGACTGCTCCATCTCCGCGACGAGCTGGTCGAGATTGTCGGGCACGGCGTTGAAGTCGTGATGGCTGCGGATGATCTGCGACTGCCGGGCTGCGTTGGCGACGGCCAGGGCTTCAGCGACGGGCACGTCTCGTTCGATATCGACGGTGGCGCCGAGGTTGGCGGCACGGCAGAGCACGCGGAGGCGGGCGTATTCGTCGCCGTCGTAGCGTCCGCCCTCGCGCGTGGGGCGGCAGGTGACGATAACGGCGGCGGGGGGTTCTTTCAACAGGCGTTCAAGCTGTGCGTCGTCGGGCAGGCGGTCGAGGTAATCGAGGCGGCACTCGACAGTGTCGGCCCCGCGCGCGGCGGCGGTTTCCATGTCCTGGCGCATCTGGCGCGCGGTGGGCGAGGTCAGGCAGCAGATCAGTCGCGTGGGATGTTGGTCGCTCTGCATGGGTTCAGCGTTGCCGTCGCGCGTCGGGCTGCTTCTGGGATTTGCGCGGGCGCGGGTTCTGCAGCGCCGGTTGCCGCGCCGTCACCGCGAGCTGGTTGAGCACCTTGAGCAGCCGCTCGCCGGCGTTGTCCTGGTGCGTCACCTCTTCCGGCGCGCCCTCGGCTGTGATCTTGGCGGCCGCCGGGTCGGCGTACTTCCGCACTCGGTCCTGGCGTTGGAGCACTTCTTTCCAAAGCGTGTAGAACGCCTGATAGAATCGGTCCGAGCGCTCCTTCTTCATGGTGGCCGACTCGCTGCGGACGGCTTCGAGCATGACGGTGTAGTCCCACAGCCTGTCGCTCTCGGCCGTGATGATCATCTCGATGAGTTGCTTGTCGGTCTCGGCCTGGTCGGCATAGACCATCAGTCGCCCGAGGGTGCGGGCCAGGACGGCGGCCTGCTCGTTGTGGAATTTGGCGGC
This Planctomycetaceae bacterium DNA region includes the following protein-coding sequences:
- a CDS encoding glycosyltransferase, translating into MKVFMLGWEFPPHITGGLGTACFGLTKGLDAVGVEVVFVLPQSVPGGETSHVRLKSPADIIDVTAAAEERTFRVKELPNVEFHQVDAVLQPYARPGATERIPELLSEFDIQSLHECFPQSAQVHADAPQPHGPQDLPKGTFAAGPGAHYGGDLISQVHRYARLALELARTEQFDVIHAHDWMTYPAALAVAAASRKPLVVHVHSTEFDRAGENVNQQVYDIERMGMHAAAAVVCVSHLTENIAVSRYGVEREKCHVVYNAVEFPAEADSDEIYRPITRNEKIVLFLGRLTMQKGPEYFLRAAKKVVERYKNVRFVMAGSGDMIAQCVREVAQLKLGRYVAFTGFLRGADVARVFQLADLYVMPSVSEPFGIAPLEALSHNVPVIISRQSGVAEVLTHALKVDFWDTDEMANKILAVLKHAPLQRALRQHGHIELRKLSWKDSAAKLKDLYTGLVGATR
- a CDS encoding VIT domain-containing protein, which encodes MNTHLRAVAAAVVAMAVSTAALADGMIIPIRPHIQIRGSWSVKYHHVDIKVRDQVAMVSIDQAFENTGPGVLEVEYVFPVPPDAAIDSMTLMVDGKEYAAKLYKADEARRIYEDIVRTKKDPALLEYVGFGLYKTSAFPLQPGKPCRVLVNYKNVCHKDRDLVEVWYPLNTEKFSAKKISSVKVSVDIESRSDITSVYSPTHDLNVKRNDPRHVVATFEVKDALPATDFQVFYKAADEKVAATLLTSQPQPKEDGYFLMLVSPNPRDSQTNVMPKDIVLALDRSGSMNGEKIKQAKAAAAQVLNSLNKEDQFNVVVYSDSVEAFFGNELVAADKAHVERALETLDRIDAGGGTNIHEAMMLSLKAIKGSPSSRPKYVIFMTDGLPTVGETDEGKILKEIAAANKDVSARVFAMGVGYDVNVRLLDKLVGQNDGRSDYCKPQEPMEPKISSLYNKIKNPVMTDLSAEFGKLKVRDLYPRKLGDLFEGDQIVLVGRYDADSVKDLPAGAGGTFQTQLVVRGNYLGKSKTFEYPVSVCAPGPDLRYGFVEKLWAVRRVGYLLDQIQLHGKNQEVIDELVKLSLKYGIITPYTSFLADERTALHDAPSVRASANESLERYKDVSGAHAQVAAKARQSLNSADAPAPAAEAPEYSASGAGKSAGNASVYGNTTVRAYEADKKEKADSVRSVDNQTLYRRGNVWVADSAAKVDMEKDRDKIQTIHRYSDEYFKLIHGNTVEQNRLMASQRADEELLVTLRGQTYNIK
- a CDS encoding dihydroorotate dehydrogenase, with protein sequence MTDIANKPDLSVEIAGVALQNPLMTASGTCGYADEYADFLDLGELGAFVTKSITVAPRQGNDYPRVVETRAGTLNAIGLANVGLQAFISEKVPLLEKLKLPVFVNVAGTTVEDYIAVAEALEGVAVVRGVELNISCPNVKEGGIQFGTDPAQVQKVTSALRKVCRKNILIVKLSPNVTDISATARAAVEAGADALSMINTFTAMAIDIEKRRAILGNRTGGLSGPAIRPIAVRMVHEVYTKVAKAAGIPIIGMGGIQYARDAVEFLLAGATALAVGTALFVNPACIVEIKNGIADYLRRHNCSSIREIIGTLSH
- the aroE gene encoding shikimate dehydrogenase is translated as MQSDQHPTRLICCLTSPTARQMRQDMETAAARGADTVECRLDYLDRLPDDAQLERLLKEPPAAVIVTCRPTREGGRYDGDEYARLRVLCRAANLGATVDIERDVPVAEALAVANAARQSQIIRSHHDFNAVPDNLDQLVAEMEQSAGTVTKIVFTPSRAEDGFRPLDLLRSRSRDMIALAMGEAGIVSRILGRKFGAYGTFTTLNDTASTAPGQVNIDLMRNLYRWQSINERTAVYGVVGCPIAHSLSPAIHNAAFEAAAVNAVYVPMLVQSGADNFNRFMDALLERPWLDWRGLSVTIPHKEAALAYVGPANCEPLAAMIGAVNTITIGPGGTLSGRNTDYAAAIDALCNAMSLRREELLDRPVAVLGAGGAARAVVAALVHYGAQVTVYNRTLSRAKALAEEFFCTAKDWSRVASLEAQVVINCTSIGMHPGVDDSPLAQVPPGVEVIFDTIYNPIETKLLKTARAAGCRTVSGVDMFVNQAVAQFETWTGIQAPREIMRSVVLKKLQS